A stretch of the Crocinitomicaceae bacterium genome encodes the following:
- a CDS encoding UDP-N-acetylmuramoyl-tripeptide--D-alanyl-D-alanine ligase: MEMEELYRLFLQCDGISTDTRKITPGSIFFSLKGEHFNANQFASQALEQGCAYAVIDEKEFAVSDKCILVNDVLKTLQQLANYHRRQFNIPVIGITGSNGKTTSKELIGAVLSTTYNILITEGNLNNHLGVPFTLLRLNMDHEMAIIEMGASKPGDIQELCEIAEPTHGIITNIGAAHIEGFGSLDGVIKTKTELYRFLKNTKGTIFYNATDDVLCKHLPADTNCIAFGNETGLVSGEITALTPYVNFKWKSDNYSSPEILTHLVGNYNFYNFLSAVCIGKFFEVDAEKINTALASYMPSNKRSQIEKTERNTLIVDCYNANATSMKAAIENFLAIDHQSKLAILGDMLELGPISRDEHQKIVDLLKNKNCEVMVVGNEFENTQTNFLKYKSAQELIQSGKLEKFTNYLILIKGSRGIKLESVLLLL, encoded by the coding sequence ATTGAAATGGAAGAATTGTATCGCCTTTTTTTGCAATGTGACGGCATCTCAACCGACACCAGAAAAATTACGCCCGGTTCAATTTTTTTTTCACTGAAGGGTGAGCATTTCAATGCAAATCAATTTGCCTCACAAGCGCTTGAACAAGGCTGTGCTTATGCCGTCATTGATGAGAAAGAATTTGCTGTTTCAGATAAATGTATTCTGGTAAATGATGTGCTTAAAACGCTGCAGCAATTAGCCAACTATCATCGCAGACAATTTAATATTCCGGTTATTGGTATAACGGGAAGTAATGGAAAAACCACGTCTAAAGAATTAATTGGTGCGGTTCTTTCTACCACCTATAATATCTTAATCACTGAAGGTAATTTAAACAATCATTTGGGTGTGCCTTTTACCTTGTTGCGCTTGAATATGGATCATGAAATGGCCATCATTGAAATGGGTGCAAGCAAACCGGGAGATATTCAAGAGCTCTGTGAAATTGCAGAGCCTACACATGGTATCATTACCAACATTGGTGCAGCACATATTGAAGGTTTTGGCTCATTGGATGGTGTGATAAAAACTAAGACAGAACTGTATCGTTTTCTTAAAAATACTAAAGGAACTATTTTCTATAATGCTACCGACGATGTGTTGTGCAAGCATTTGCCCGCAGATACAAATTGCATTGCGTTTGGAAATGAAACCGGTCTGGTAAGTGGTGAGATAACTGCACTGACTCCTTACGTGAATTTTAAGTGGAAAAGTGATAATTATTCATCGCCTGAAATTTTAACCCACCTGGTTGGCAATTATAATTTTTACAATTTTTTATCTGCTGTTTGCATTGGAAAATTCTTTGAAGTTGATGCTGAAAAAATAAATACAGCACTTGCATCGTACATGCCTTCAAACAAACGATCACAAATTGAAAAAACGGAACGAAACACTTTGATTGTTGATTGCTACAATGCCAATGCAACCAGCATGAAAGCCGCTATTGAAAACTTTCTGGCTATTGATCATCAAAGCAAATTAGCTATTCTAGGTGACATGCTTGAGTTGGGACCAATATCACGAGATGAGCATCAAAAAATTGTTGATCTGTTGAAGAATAAAAATTGTGAAGTGATGGTTGTTGGGAATGAATTTGAAAATACGCAAACCAACTTTCTAAAATATAAATCAGCACAAGAATTAATCCAATCCGGAAAATTAGAAAAGTTCACTAATTATCTCATTTTAATCAAGGGTTCTCGCGGCATAAAACTTGAATCTGTTTTATTGTTGTTGTAA
- a CDS encoding TetR/AcrR family transcriptional regulator — MAGKAHHTSQYIIQKVAPIFNKHGYYGTSMADLVEATGLTKGAIYGNFKNKDELAFLAFKYNVERVVLKIREELTGIHSPLQQLYGITNFYRTYKSVTIEFGGCPILNIGVDANNQHPELLERVQDVITRLQRYITRIIQNGIDSGEIRKEINPKTYARKFFTLIEGSVFMTATMNDDSYIQEMMAHIDTIISKELAM; from the coding sequence TTGGCAGGCAAGGCGCATCATACATCACAATACATCATTCAGAAAGTAGCTCCTATTTTTAATAAACACGGCTATTATGGAACCAGCATGGCTGATTTGGTTGAGGCTACCGGACTAACCAAAGGGGCTATTTATGGCAATTTTAAAAATAAAGATGAGCTGGCTTTTCTCGCTTTCAAATACAATGTTGAACGGGTTGTTTTAAAAATTAGGGAAGAGCTTACCGGAATTCATTCTCCCCTGCAACAATTGTATGGTATCACCAATTTTTATCGCACGTATAAATCAGTTACCATTGAATTTGGAGGATGTCCTATTTTAAATATTGGTGTGGATGCCAATAATCAACACCCTGAATTGTTAGAGCGGGTGCAAGATGTAATTACACGCCTGCAAAGATACATCACGCGTATAATTCAAAACGGAATTGACTCTGGTGAAATCAGAAAAGAGATTAATCCTAAAACCTACGCACGCAAATTTTTTACACTTATTGAAGGATCTGTTTTTATGACCGCCACCATGAATGATGATTCATATATTCAGGAAATGATGGCACATATTGACACCATCATCAGTAAAGAATTAGCTATGTAA
- the gdhA gene encoding NADP-specific glutamate dehydrogenase codes for MSAKYKAQIDEFMKKVTAKNPNEPEFLQAVHEVAEAIIPYIADKPKYKEANILERIVEPERVIMFRVPWVDDKGKIQVNRGFRIQYNSAIGPYKGGFRFHPTVNLSVLKFLGFEQTFKNSLTTLPMGGAKGGSDFDPKGKSDNEVMRFCQSFMTEAFRHIGADTDVPAGDIGVGGREIGFLFGQYKRLANEFTGVLTGKGRNWGGSLIRPEATGYGTVYFAQEMLKTKKDSFKGKTVVVSGSGNVAQYAVEKATQLGAKVVTVSDSDGYIYDSAGIDAKKLEFVMELKNVKRGRIEEYAKKFKTAKFVKGKKPWEVKCDIALPCATQNELDGKAAAVLVKNGCKCIAEGANMPSTPEAIAAFHKAKVLFSPGKASNAGGVATSGLEMSQNSLRLSWTREEVDQRLHNIMISIHEACVKYGKDGNYVDYVKGANIAGFVKVADSMIDQGAV; via the coding sequence ATGTCAGCAAAATACAAAGCTCAGATTGATGAGTTTATGAAAAAGGTGACTGCAAAAAACCCGAACGAACCGGAGTTTCTACAGGCAGTACATGAAGTTGCAGAGGCTATCATTCCGTATATCGCGGATAAGCCAAAGTACAAAGAGGCAAATATTCTTGAGCGCATTGTAGAGCCTGAGCGCGTGATTATGTTCCGTGTTCCTTGGGTTGATGACAAAGGAAAAATTCAGGTGAATCGTGGGTTCCGTATTCAATACAATTCAGCAATTGGGCCATACAAAGGTGGTTTCCGTTTTCACCCAACCGTAAATCTTTCTGTGTTGAAATTTTTAGGTTTTGAGCAAACATTTAAAAATTCATTGACTACGCTGCCAATGGGTGGTGCAAAAGGTGGATCTGATTTTGATCCAAAAGGAAAATCAGACAATGAGGTAATGCGTTTTTGTCAATCATTCATGACTGAAGCTTTCCGTCATATTGGGGCTGATACAGATGTACCTGCAGGTGATATTGGAGTAGGTGGCCGTGAAATTGGTTTCTTGTTTGGACAATACAAACGTCTGGCAAATGAATTTACCGGAGTGCTTACCGGAAAAGGTCGTAACTGGGGTGGATCATTGATTCGTCCTGAGGCTACCGGTTATGGTACAGTGTACTTTGCTCAAGAAATGTTGAAAACCAAAAAAGATTCTTTCAAAGGAAAAACTGTTGTAGTTTCTGGATCAGGTAATGTAGCACAATATGCCGTTGAAAAAGCTACTCAACTGGGAGCTAAAGTGGTTACTGTTTCTGACTCTGACGGATATATTTATGATTCAGCCGGAATTGATGCTAAGAAATTAGAATTCGTGATGGAGTTGAAAAACGTAAAACGTGGCCGTATCGAAGAGTACGCTAAAAAATTCAAAACCGCAAAATTTGTAAAAGGTAAAAAACCTTGGGAAGTAAAATGCGATATCGCTCTTCCATGCGCTACTCAAAATGAGCTTGATGGTAAAGCTGCAGCCGTGCTTGTTAAAAACGGATGCAAATGTATTGCTGAAGGAGCTAATATGCCTTCAACACCGGAAGCAATTGCTGCTTTCCACAAAGCAAAAGTTTTATTCTCTCCTGGTAAAGCATCTAACGCCGGTGGTGTTGCTACTTCAGGTTTGGAAATGTCTCAAAACTCATTGCGTTTGTCATGGACTCGTGAAGAGGTTGACCAACGTTTACATAATATCATGATTTCAATTCATGAAGCTTGTGTAAAATATGGTAAAGACGGAAATTATGTTGACTATGTAAAAGGTGCCAACATTGCAGGTTTCGTAAAAGTTGCTGACTCTATGATTGATCAAGGAGCAGTTTAA
- a CDS encoding phosphoglycerate kinase yields MQSISTYDFKGKRALIRVDFNVPLNKETFEVTDDTRIRAAIPTIKKVLDGGGSVVLMSHLGRPKNIPEEKYSLKHCIPVIEKYLGFKIDFATDCIGERAFEKSASLKPGQVLLLENLRYHQREEKGDRGYAELLSKHGDCYVNDAFGTAHRAHASTTIVADFFSNDKMFGYLLEREIESVDKVLNSNQKPLTAIVGGAKVSSKITIITRLLDKVDNLIIGGGMAYTFIKAQGGQIGKSLVEDDHLQTAKDIMQKAKEKNVRILLPIDTIWADEFSDSAHTGKGKIGEIPEGWMGLDIADESIRLFNECILASKLILWNGPMGVFEMEKFQHGTLEIAKAVAAATGKGAFTLVGGGDSVAAVNKFGLDKEVSHVSTGGGAMLEYLEGIELPGIAAILKK; encoded by the coding sequence ATGCAATCTATTTCTACCTATGATTTTAAAGGCAAACGTGCTCTAATTCGTGTTGATTTCAACGTGCCATTGAACAAAGAAACTTTTGAGGTTACTGATGACACGCGCATTAGGGCAGCCATTCCGACAATTAAAAAAGTGCTTGATGGCGGAGGTAGTGTTGTACTCATGTCTCATTTGGGTCGCCCAAAAAATATTCCTGAAGAAAAATATTCACTCAAACATTGTATTCCGGTAATTGAAAAATATCTAGGATTTAAAATTGACTTTGCAACAGATTGTATTGGTGAAAGAGCGTTCGAAAAATCTGCCTCGTTAAAACCGGGTCAGGTTTTATTACTTGAAAATTTGCGCTATCATCAGCGAGAAGAAAAGGGTGACCGGGGTTATGCTGAACTGCTTTCAAAACACGGAGATTGTTATGTGAATGATGCATTTGGTACAGCGCATCGTGCGCATGCATCAACTACTATTGTGGCTGATTTTTTTTCGAATGATAAAATGTTTGGTTACCTGCTTGAACGTGAAATTGAAAGCGTTGACAAAGTATTGAATTCAAACCAAAAACCACTCACGGCTATCGTCGGTGGTGCAAAAGTTTCTTCTAAAATTACGATCATCACACGCCTGCTTGATAAAGTAGATAATCTGATTATTGGTGGCGGCATGGCATATACCTTCATCAAAGCGCAAGGGGGACAAATTGGAAAATCACTCGTTGAAGATGATCATTTGCAAACAGCAAAAGACATCATGCAAAAAGCAAAAGAAAAAAATGTTCGCATTCTTTTACCCATAGATACCATTTGGGCAGATGAATTTTCTGATAGCGCCCATACAGGAAAAGGAAAAATAGGTGAAATACCTGAGGGATGGATGGGCCTTGACATTGCCGATGAATCTATTCGCCTTTTCAATGAATGTATTTTAGCATCAAAATTAATTTTATGGAATGGTCCGATGGGCGTTTTTGAAATGGAAAAATTCCAACACGGCACATTAGAAATTGCAAAAGCGGTTGCAGCCGCAACCGGCAAAGGAGCCTTTACATTAGTAGGCGGTGGTGACAGTGTGGCTGCAGTAAATAAATTTGGTTTAGACAAAGAAGTTTCTCATGTATCAACCGGCGGCGGCGCCATGCTTGAATATCTTGAAGGAATTGAATTGCCGGGGATTGCGGCTATTTTGAAGAAATGA